In the genome of Methylococcus sp. EFPC2, the window TTATGCAGCAGCACCTGCTGCTACAGCGATTTATTTCGCGCGCAAAAATAGAGACGCCCCTGGAAACCATGGCGCTTATCGCCCCCTGTAGGGCCGGGAGAACTGGCAAGGCATGACGGCCGGGCCATGAGGGGCCCAACGGCTAGACACGGGAGCGCTGGCGGCATCCCGTCTGTGGGAGAGAAGAAAATGCCGGCTGAGCCCATCCCGGGGCTCAGCCGGCGCCGTCCAAAGGGAACGCGGGCCACCTTCGGCTGCCTAGTGGATTACCGGCTTGCGGTAATACCGATTACCTCCCTGTCGTCGATGCGCTCCGTGCACCGTCTCATCACCCGTCCCTCGGCAATTCCTTAGCCGCGCCCGAAAAACCGCCCTCCTTTGCGGCCGTTTCGCGGGCGTGCTCGCGCCTTATTGCTCCTTCGCGCGGAATTTGTCGTGACAACCCTTGCAGGTATCGCCGACCTTGGCGAACTGCGCCTTGATTTCGTCGATATTGCCGCCCTGAGCCACCTTGGCCAGCGCATTGGCCTCGGTGATGAATGCGACGCCCACGTTCTTGGCGTCCTCGGGCTGCTGGAAGAACTCGGACTTGAGCCTGGTCGGCTTCCAGCCGGTTCCCTTGTCCGTGCCCGCGCCGTACAGGGCGCCTAGTCCGGAGTTGGCGACTGCTGCGATCGCATTGGCCGCGGCGATGACCTGATCCTTGTTGAAGGTTTCCGGATGATCCACGACCTGGCCCTTGATCTTGCCCAAGTTCCAAGCGGTAAAGGAATAGGCGGACTGGCGGAAACGAATCTGGTCCTCGATGGGGCCCGCAACCGCGGCAGCACTGACAGCGCTCACGATGACGGCCAATAACAATCTATTTTTCACTTACTTACCTCGTTGGTTGGTTGGAAATCCTGTATCTCCCCGAGCGCGCGATCGGGTACGGAATGCCTGCGCGGTGCCGGGGGGAGACCTTCGGTCGCAGGTTCCTGGGTAGGCGTCAAAACGCGGCCGACTCCGGCTCTTCCGCTTCCTCAGCATCCACAGAGGCGGCGTTGGCATTGATCGAATTGATCAATCGTTCCGGCAAGCCGTTGGCCACCGTCCACACCAGCACGCCCGACAAGGCGGACGCGGTCACGAACCTGCCCAGCCCGTGCCCCTCGGAAGGCGTCGCCAGCGCCTTGGGGACTTCCTTGTGCCCGGTCAGCATCGGTCCGACCAGGTTGTGCTTCTTCACCCGCGCATAAAACACGATGGAAGCGATATGCAGCCCGAGCAAAGACACCAAGCCCCAGAATATCCGCGCATGCCATCCCGTCAGCTTGTCGCTCAAGTCCTTGTCGATGAGGTGGAACAAGGGCCCCTCGAACGTGATGTCGTCGTTCGCGAACAGCCCGGTACCGACCTGCAGCGCAAGGATCGTCAGCAGTGCCAGGA includes:
- a CDS encoding cytochrome c; the encoded protein is MKNRLLLAVIVSAVSAAAVAGPIEDQIRFRQSAYSFTAWNLGKIKGQVVDHPETFNKDQVIAAANAIAAVANSGLGALYGAGTDKGTGWKPTRLKSEFFQQPEDAKNVGVAFITEANALAKVAQGGNIDEIKAQFAKVGDTCKGCHDKFRAKEQ
- a CDS encoding cytochrome b/b6 domain-containing protein — its product is MTVKVKVWDLPLRLFHWSLVLAVTAAIVTGEIGGAWADWHGRAGLLVLGLLVFRLIWGFVGSTHARFASFFPTPSKVLGYLRGAWQGVGHNPLGALSVLALLTILALQVGTGLFANDDITFEGPLFHLIDKDLSDKLTGWHARIFWGLVSLLGLHIASIVFYARVKKHNLVGPMLTGHKEVPKALATPSEGHGLGRFVTASALSGVLVWTVANGLPERLINSINANAASVDAEEAEEPESAAF